The nucleotide sequence TTATGGCAGTGTTTGAGCGAGATCCCGCCTGTCACCGATTGATCCAACCTATACTTTTCTTCAAAGGTTATCAGGCTGTTCAAGCCTATCGCGTGGGGCATTGGTTGTGGAATACTGGTCGCCGTGACTTGGCCTACTTCTTTCAGATGCGCATTTCCGAACAGTTCGGCGTAGACATTCATCCAGCCGCGAAGCTAGGGCAAGGGATCATGATCGATCACGCGCATTCCATCGTTATTGGCGAGACCGCTGTGGTGGGGGATAATGTATCTATGCTGCATTCGGTAACGCTGGGCGGTACCGGCAAAGAGGACGGAGATCGCCACCCAAAAATAGAAGATGGTGTGCTAATCGGTGCCGGTGCTAAAGTGTTGGGTAATATTACGGTTGGCCACTGCACGAGAATCGCTGCAGGATCTGTTGTTCTCGAAAGTATTCCTGCCTGCAAGACTGTTGCAGGAGTTCCCGCAAGGATTGTCGGCGAAGCAGGCTGCGCACAACCGTCTGTTTCCATGGACCATCGGTTGTCTCTTTAAATCAACCGAGTTTCTTGCCGGCGTCATAACAACACCCGTGTAAAACCATCTGTTCGGCATCCAAGCGCTTTTTGTGCCAGAGTAGATCGCTGGTAAGGTTTTCTGCTTTTATCGTTTTTTTCTTCAAGTTCGGTTGGTTGGTCGTGTGCTTGAGCTGGCAAATGTTTGAGTAAAGAGTATAATGATGAAGAGTATGGTGTGGCTGCTGCGCCATGTCTTCGCCGATGGCGGATATGCCGGATCCAGACTGCGAAGGGCCCTTGGGGAAATCGGGCGATGGACGGTGCAGATCGTCAAACGCTCCGATACTGCACAAGGCTTTCAAGTCATCCTGATCTTTCCTCCGAAATCCGGGCCGTTGCGAACTGAAATTTTTCACCTTTGAATGGGCGCAGGAGGAAAACCCATGAAGCGGTAGCGTTTCGCTGAAGCCCAAATCATGGGTGCCCTGCGGCAGATGGCGGGCGGTATGCCGGTGTCCGAACTGTGCCGTGAACATGGTATCCGTTTTGCCACGTTCTACATCTATTGATAGCTCTCCCTCGGCGAGCGTTTCGGATGGTCTCCGGGCAATACGGGAACTGACATCTACCCGACGTCGCCGGTTGATGGTGGCGCGCCCAAATGGGTAATCCGCGAAGCATGGTCCTCGACAAATGGTCGACCTCTTGGGTCTTTGTAAAAGCCAGGGGCTCCATGCGCCGGATCTGTCCGACCGGTGCATTTCCTCTTTCGCTTGCACCTTAAATCATCCCACATCGGCTGGCAGGGCGGTACAGCCAGCGCAGCGCTTGAGCACGCGCTGATCTGTCGCTTCGGCAGTCTTGGCCGC is from Qingshengfaniella alkalisoli and encodes:
- the cysE gene encoding serine O-acetyltransferase — its product is MTEPNRHLSSFDPVWEQIKDEAAVAIADDPLLGGLIHSSVLHHSSIEGALAYRMSMKLASAEMSEQLLREIADQAYASSDELSKRARADLMAVFERDPACHRLIQPILFFKGYQAVQAYRVGHWLWNTGRRDLAYFFQMRISEQFGVDIHPAAKLGQGIMIDHAHSIVIGETAVVGDNVSMLHSVTLGGTGKEDGDRHPKIEDGVLIGAGAKVLGNITVGHCTRIAAGSVVLESIPACKTVAGVPARIVGEAGCAQPSVSMDHRLSL